In one Bacillus sp. Marseille-P3661 genomic region, the following are encoded:
- the fliJ gene encoding flagellar export protein FliJ: protein MVFQYKLQKVLSIKENEKDKVLGEYNDAVKKFELVATKLYEFLKHKEEMEEFQQLKIKSGLNIQQIQQLHRSIHFIEQSISQQQQLVILARQEMELKEKVLVEKNIEVKKYEKLKKNAIQTFREQQQLEEGKLMDEISIQQFMNRGSKVFS, encoded by the coding sequence ATGGTGTTTCAATATAAATTGCAAAAAGTTTTATCAATTAAAGAAAATGAAAAAGATAAAGTATTGGGCGAATATAATGATGCCGTTAAAAAGTTTGAATTGGTAGCAACTAAGCTTTATGAGTTTTTGAAACATAAAGAAGAAATGGAAGAATTTCAGCAATTAAAAATTAAATCAGGTTTAAACATCCAGCAAATTCAACAACTTCACCGTTCGATCCATTTTATAGAACAGTCAATCAGCCAACAACAGCAGCTTGTTATACTGGCTCGGCAGGAAATGGAGTTAAAAGAAAAGGTATTGGTCGAGAAAAATATTGAAGTAAAAAAGTATGAAAAGCTGAAGAAAAATGCCATACAAACTTTCAGAGAACAACAACAATTAGAAGAAGGCAAATTAATGGATGAAATCTCGATTCAGCAGTTTATGAACCGAGGAAGTAAGGTGTTTTCATGA
- a CDS encoding flagellar hook-length control protein FliK encodes MNAVQLLATASTSSKVNKIGNMLHNQKVKADSNEFSQLLDSVIHGSSIVEKAKQNDLEGSSLTATEMVPVSDIEIKWDELLSAFDQLFETLPMLEGFIDPELLQDADLLGLFNQIPLTLQQLLTEFIQTGSSFEGLLSQTEKGSLEQLGLLLITAYQLDKKGQFPEQFEQKEIVKVIQNLINDKLGVHLTSNPVNVSTFLKELVPLIEKKSSTELGKNKIPMIADQPIQQSNTEIRQAIQNVLYSSSAESNNRASNNDPHAPVDKITNLNQSAHSKQTVDVDIFDQLLTNSVKDGGSVNRIQQYVLTVQQPGTGSTLPEDQILKQLKNIMSQSKLTTSINGTNQLLIKLNPAHLGSLTIKLSETNGEMVARIIASSATAKEVIESNLNSLRHVFSTQNISVEKFDIQYQGDSQFKGSNKEDSQQHESKQKQQDTDNLKDDSSNSNSFQEELFNMMI; translated from the coding sequence ATGAATGCGGTACAATTACTAGCAACAGCTTCAACTAGTTCAAAGGTGAACAAAATTGGAAATATGTTACACAATCAGAAAGTCAAAGCGGACTCAAATGAGTTTAGTCAACTTTTAGATAGTGTGATACATGGATCTTCAATCGTTGAAAAAGCAAAACAAAATGATTTAGAGGGTTCATCCTTAACAGCTACCGAAATGGTACCTGTTAGTGATATAGAAATTAAATGGGATGAATTGCTATCAGCTTTTGATCAGTTATTTGAAACGTTGCCTATGCTAGAAGGCTTTATAGATCCAGAGTTGCTACAAGACGCAGACTTACTTGGGTTATTCAATCAAATTCCCCTGACTTTACAGCAGCTTTTAACAGAATTTATCCAAACAGGCAGTTCTTTTGAGGGATTATTATCCCAAACAGAAAAAGGCAGTTTAGAACAACTTGGTTTATTATTGATTACGGCTTATCAACTCGATAAGAAAGGTCAATTTCCCGAACAATTTGAACAAAAAGAAATTGTAAAAGTAATACAAAATCTAATAAATGACAAACTAGGTGTTCACTTAACAAGTAATCCGGTTAATGTTTCAACATTTCTGAAAGAACTTGTACCATTAATTGAGAAAAAAAGTTCTACTGAATTAGGAAAAAATAAAATTCCTATGATTGCTGACCAACCAATTCAACAGAGCAATACGGAGATTAGACAGGCTATTCAGAATGTGTTATACAGCAGTTCAGCTGAGAGCAACAATAGAGCATCAAACAACGATCCACATGCTCCTGTTGATAAGATAACAAATTTAAATCAAAGCGCTCACTCTAAACAAACAGTTGATGTAGATATATTCGATCAATTATTAACTAATTCCGTAAAAGATGGCGGTTCTGTAAATCGTATACAGCAGTATGTATTAACTGTGCAACAACCGGGAACAGGTTCTACACTGCCGGAAGATCAGATTTTAAAGCAACTAAAAAACATTATGAGTCAAAGTAAACTTACAACATCTATAAATGGTACAAATCAATTGCTGATCAAATTAAATCCGGCCCATTTAGGTTCATTAACTATTAAGCTATCAGAAACAAATGGTGAAATGGTGGCTCGTATTATTGCTTCTTCAGCTACTGCCAAAGAGGTGATCGAATCTAATCTCAATTCACTAAGACATGTGTTTTCAACACAAAACATTAGTGTTGAGAAGTTTGATATCCAATATCAAGGAGATAGCCAATTTAAGGGAAGTAATAAGGAAGATAGCCAACAGCATGAATCAAAACAAAAACAACAAGACACGGATAATCTCAAAGATGATTCTTCAAATTCAAATTCGTTCCAAGAAGAATTATTCAATATGATGATATAG
- a CDS encoding MotE family protein, giving the protein MSKNLQSNSIDATQKDLDEKKSYSKLQWFIFVIIIPFLFSIAVILVVLTISGLNVFDMADKYSNKIPLVSKMVDSSTSEIEIEETVVNLKATIEDQKIEIDKLQADVETKQKELTASQQRIEEMTSEIQLLKESKKNISIKLEEVAALYETMSSKKAAAILSEMPTIEVLDILVNMNNESRAAVLEKMDPVKAAELTVLIKNETENTDNEQKELATTKTTGNLDTPN; this is encoded by the coding sequence ATGAGTAAAAACTTACAATCTAATAGCATTGATGCTACACAAAAAGATCTTGACGAAAAAAAAAGTTATAGTAAATTACAATGGTTTATTTTTGTTATCATAATTCCCTTTCTTTTTTCAATTGCAGTAATCTTAGTGGTGCTCACTATTTCTGGTTTGAACGTATTTGATATGGCAGATAAGTATAGCAATAAAATCCCATTAGTTTCTAAAATGGTAGACTCATCCACCTCAGAAATAGAGATAGAAGAAACAGTAGTTAATCTAAAAGCAACAATTGAGGATCAAAAGATAGAAATAGATAAGCTGCAAGCTGATGTAGAGACAAAACAAAAAGAACTAACTGCATCGCAGCAGAGAATTGAAGAGATGACAAGTGAAATTCAACTGCTGAAGGAGTCTAAAAAAAATATTTCTATTAAGCTAGAAGAGGTTGCGGCATTATATGAAACAATGTCATCAAAAAAAGCTGCCGCGATCCTTTCGGAAATGCCTACTATTGAAGTATTAGATATCCTAGTAAATATGAACAATGAGTCAAGGGCGGCTGTGCTTGAAAAAATGGACCCTGTAAAAGCAGCAGAATTAACTGTTTTAATAAAAAATGAAACAGAAAATACAGATAATGAACAAAAGGAATTAGCGACTACTAAAACCACAGGGAATTTGGACACACCAAATTAG
- the flgD gene encoding flagellar hook assembly protein FlgD, translating into MTNTIDSSLFLENYKQTHRNTPSNSLGKDEFLKILMVQLQNQDPLNPMEDKEFIAQMAQFTSLEQTTKMASSLEKFIDFQKSNALSSYVGWIGKEIDWETVTENTDDNGKELEPTIESGKGIIESIVNNKDMVEIHLTDGKVIYQDEIKKVKNQPETSYENQLAIASQMIGKMVSWLNDDNMVEESVVRSVQTKNGSIIYELANGTLVNGNQINKVTNQ; encoded by the coding sequence ATGACTAATACAATTGATTCAAGTCTATTTTTAGAAAACTATAAGCAAACACATAGAAATACTCCATCAAATTCATTGGGAAAAGATGAGTTTTTAAAAATATTAATGGTCCAATTGCAAAACCAAGATCCACTAAACCCAATGGAAGATAAAGAATTTATTGCACAGATGGCACAATTTACATCATTGGAGCAGACTACTAAAATGGCTTCTTCACTCGAGAAATTTATTGACTTTCAAAAAAGTAACGCACTAAGCTCTTATGTAGGTTGGATTGGGAAAGAGATTGACTGGGAGACCGTAACGGAAAATACAGATGATAATGGAAAGGAATTAGAACCAACCATTGAATCTGGAAAAGGAATAATAGAGTCAATTGTTAATAATAAGGACATGGTTGAAATTCATCTGACTGATGGGAAAGTTATTTATCAGGATGAAATTAAGAAAGTGAAAAATCAGCCTGAAACATCATATGAAAATCAGCTAGCGATAGCTAGCCAAATGATCGGAAAAATGGTCTCTTGGCTTAATGATGATAATATGGTAGAAGAGTCTGTAGTTAGATCTGTTCAAACCAAGAATGGCAGCATAATATATGAATTAGCTAACGGGACTTTGGTCAACGGTAATCAAATAAACAAAGTGACGAATCAATAG